The following are encoded in a window of Thamnophis elegans isolate rThaEle1 chromosome 14, rThaEle1.pri, whole genome shotgun sequence genomic DNA:
- the RSL1D1 gene encoding ribosomal L1 domain-containing protein 1 yields the protein MEAKGEAAALPLDHSQIKKATQALLAYNANKEKSGEKVLLGVDQNVFLMITVWKIPPKEQVIKINLPHSILPDTSEVCLFTKDEPGLTAEQTENLYRKRLDQHGITSITEVISYKTFKTEYKPFEAKRRLLNRFALFLSDDRVRRLLPSQMGKHFYQRKKVPLCVNLKAKDLAKEINKRIHGTIVPVTNKGSCFMVRIGHSSMDASEITENVIAAARAIATKAPQIWKSVKILHLKTSKSIALPVFHSACQGEAGVQKKEDTENQKTVQRKKKKSKAKPKTMDQKGPSVDTSEAPEAEVPKTDRMEPSPLKSKKEEEEEEDIPQLVPIETQPPEKKDQGAKLETGSPKLRSKRKAEIPVSQPETPVEASILEKSTPQRPGRKAKTAAQEILGKTQSKDSQQPLAKPTVAPKRPKTPKSDKKPQIPKRDLRKVKVPPSL from the exons ATGGAGGCGAAGGGGGAAGCGGCGGCGCTGCCTTTGGACCACAGCCAG ATCAAAAAAGCCACTCAAGCATTACTTGCATATAACGCGAACAAAGAGAAGTCCGGAGAAAAAGTGCTGTTGGGCGTAGACCAGAATGTCTTCCTGATGATCACCGTCTGGAAAATCCCACCCAAGGAGCAAGTAATCAAAAT AAACCTGCCGCATAGCATTCTGCCGGATACCTCTGAGGTTTGCCTCTTCACCAAAGATGAGCCTGGCTTAACAGCGGAACAAACTGAGAACTTGTACAGGAAGCGGCTGGACCAACATGGAATCACATCCATCACTGAG GTCATCTCTTACAAAACATTCAAAACTGAATACAAGCCCTTCGAAGCGAAACGCCGGCTGCTGAACCGGTTTGCCCTCTTCTTGTCCGATGATCGTGTTCGAAGATTGCTGCCTTCACAGATGGGAAAACATTTCTATCAGCGTAAAAA GGTGCCTCTCTGTGTGAACTTGAAAGCCAAGGACCTTGCTAAGGAAATCAACAAACGCATCCACGGAACAATTGTCCCCGTCACTAACAAGGGCAGTTGCTT CATGGTTCGCATTGGGCACAGCAGCATGGATGCATCAGAGATCACTGAAAATGTTATAGCAGCTGCCAGAGCAATAGCTACCAAGGCTCCACAG ATCTGGAAAAGCGTGAAAATCCTTCACCTCAAAACCAGCAAATCGATTGCACTTCCTGTTTTTCACTCTGCTTGCCAAGGTGAGGCTGGTGTTCAGAAAAAGGAAGACACTGAAAACCAAAAG actgtgcaaagaaagaaaaagaaaagcaaggctAAACCCAAGACTATGGATCAGAAGGGCCCAAGCGTCGACACGAGTGAGGCTCCAGAAGCCGAAGTGCCTAAAACAGACAGGATGGAACCCTCTCCCCTGAAatcaaaaaaagaagaggaggaagaggaagacattCCACAACTGGTTCCTATCGAAACTCAGCCGCCTGAGAAAAAAGATCAG GGAGCCAAGCTGGAGACGGGCTCTCCGAAGCTGCGCAGCAAAAGGAAGGCAGAGATCCCTGTTTCACAGCCGGAAACACCCGTGGAGGCCTCCATCTTAGAGAAATCAACCCCACAAAGGCCTGGTCGAAAAGCCAAGACAGCCGCGCAGGAGATTTTGGGAAAGACGCAGAGCAAGGATTCCCAGCAACCTTTGGCAAAACCAACTGTGGCTCCCAAAAGGCCCAAAACTCCTAAATCAGACAAGAAACCCCAAATTCCCAAACGGGACCTGAGAAAAGTGAAAGTGCCGCCGTCCCTTTGA